One Bradyrhizobium sp. CCGB12 genomic window carries:
- a CDS encoding GNAT family N-acetyltransferase — protein MQVRPADIGEIDHLAQLWHDVWHGSHASLAPPELVRLRTLSSFRDRLAVMLPNVCVVGAAGAPLGFCAIRGDELYQLFVSSQAHGLGVAAALIADAEARLAARGVSLAWLACAVGNNRAARFYEKSGWRKAGTFVMLSETSNGPFPVDQWRFEKPLTRAT, from the coding sequence ATGCAGGTGCGGCCAGCTGATATCGGTGAGATCGATCATCTCGCGCAGCTGTGGCACGACGTCTGGCATGGTTCGCACGCCTCGCTAGCGCCGCCCGAGCTGGTCCGCCTCCGCACGCTCTCGAGCTTTCGCGATCGCCTCGCGGTCATGCTTCCCAATGTCTGCGTCGTCGGCGCGGCCGGCGCGCCGCTCGGCTTCTGCGCCATCAGGGGTGACGAATTGTACCAGCTCTTCGTGTCGTCACAAGCGCATGGGTTGGGGGTGGCCGCGGCGCTGATCGCCGATGCGGAGGCACGGCTCGCCGCGCGCGGAGTGAGCCTGGCCTGGCTGGCGTGTGCCGTGGGCAACAATCGCGCCGCACGGTTCTACGAGAAAAGCGGCTGGCGCAAGGCCGGCACCTTCGTGATGCTGTCGGAGACGTCGAACGGACCGTTCCCCGTCGACCAATGGCGCTTCGAGAAGCCGCTGACGCGTGCGACGTGA
- a CDS encoding IS1182 family transposase: MTNRTFKTGVGRDQPSLLPARVEDYVAGDNPVRVIEAFVAALDLGKLGFRHAGSSGGAGQPPYDPADLLKLYLYGYLNRIRSSRNLEREARRNLELIWLMKRLVPGYRTIAKFRQENWKTLKAVNREFVLMLRELGLIGGEVVAIDGAFFDGNASKASIKTQRKLAKRLAEIEQDIEAYGATLEANDSAEVERPPAGRDGGGDGSRGGDLAQEVAALMAKRASLQADLARLEESGQTQLSRTDPDARLLSKNGQVVAGYNVQIGVDDKHALIAASEVVNDGNDSGQLYDMAKAAKDELGVETLTVLADTGYYNGHTLKDCEENGIAAYVPLAKRTTRLEAQDRISHEAFAYDAEADVYRCPAGKQLRPTDGRKTNGNRIEIRYVSRKSDCDACPLRARCVTVKIPTRTVQRWEHEAVLDRHRARMQGAEAQMRRRAELAEHPFGTIKCRAGYRHFLVRGFDKVCGEWSLMALCYNFSRVLSILGLDAFMAYLASRLPHLALLLLNAITDITDIITRIRPAPAPIRAQIRPIFRYAA, translated from the coding sequence ATGACGAATCGTACCTTCAAAACCGGCGTCGGGCGGGATCAGCCGAGCCTTCTGCCGGCGCGGGTGGAAGATTATGTGGCCGGCGACAATCCGGTTCGGGTGATCGAGGCTTTTGTTGCAGCGCTTGACCTCGGGAAGCTTGGCTTCCGCCATGCCGGATCGAGCGGCGGGGCTGGACAGCCACCTTATGACCCGGCCGACCTGCTGAAGCTTTATCTTTATGGCTACCTGAACCGGATCCGGTCGTCGCGCAACCTGGAGCGCGAAGCCCGGCGCAATCTGGAACTGATCTGGCTGATGAAGCGCCTGGTGCCGGGCTATCGCACCATCGCCAAGTTCCGCCAGGAGAACTGGAAGACGCTCAAGGCGGTGAACCGGGAGTTTGTGCTGATGCTGCGCGAACTCGGTCTGATTGGCGGAGAGGTTGTGGCGATCGACGGTGCGTTTTTTGATGGCAACGCCAGCAAGGCGAGCATCAAAACGCAGCGCAAGCTCGCCAAGCGGCTGGCGGAGATCGAGCAGGATATTGAAGCCTATGGTGCCACGCTCGAGGCCAACGACAGCGCCGAGGTGGAACGTCCACCCGCGGGGCGGGATGGCGGAGGCGATGGCAGTCGCGGCGGAGACCTCGCACAAGAGGTGGCGGCGTTGATGGCCAAGCGCGCCAGCTTGCAGGCCGATCTGGCACGACTGGAGGAGAGCGGGCAGACGCAGCTGTCGCGAACCGATCCGGATGCCCGCCTGTTGTCGAAGAACGGCCAGGTGGTGGCAGGCTATAACGTTCAGATCGGCGTCGACGACAAGCACGCTCTGATCGCGGCGAGCGAGGTCGTCAACGACGGCAACGATAGCGGCCAGCTTTACGACATGGCCAAGGCCGCAAAGGACGAGCTTGGCGTCGAGACGCTGACGGTTCTCGCCGATACCGGCTACTACAACGGCCATACGCTCAAGGACTGCGAGGAGAACGGCATTGCCGCCTACGTTCCGCTGGCCAAGCGAACCACGCGGCTCGAAGCGCAGGATCGCATCAGCCATGAGGCGTTCGCCTACGACGCCGAAGCGGATGTCTATCGCTGTCCCGCCGGCAAGCAGCTGCGTCCCACGGACGGTCGCAAGACCAACGGCAACCGGATCGAGATCAGGTATGTCAGCCGCAAGTCAGATTGCGACGCCTGCCCGCTGCGCGCGCGCTGTGTCACCGTCAAGATCCCGACGCGCACCGTCCAGCGCTGGGAGCATGAAGCGGTGCTGGATCGGCATCGCGCGCGGATGCAGGGCGCCGAGGCCCAGATGCGCCGCCGCGCCGAACTCGCCGAACACCCCTTCGGCACCATCAAATGCCGGGCCGGCTACCGCCACTTCCTCGTCCGCGGCTTCGACAAAGTCTGTGGCGAATGGAGCCTGATGGCGCTTTGCTACAATTTCTCCCGAGTCCTCAGCATTCTCGGCCTCGACGCCTTCATGGCCTATCTGGCAAGCCGGCTTCCGCATTTGGCACTCTTGCTGCTCAACGCCATCACCGACATCACCGACATCATCACCCGGATACGGCCCGCTCCAGCGCCAATCCGAGCCCAAATCCGTCCAATTTTCCGATATGCCGCGTAA